Proteins encoded by one window of Vigna radiata var. radiata cultivar VC1973A chromosome 5, Vradiata_ver6, whole genome shotgun sequence:
- the LOC106759720 gene encoding uncharacterized protein LOC106759720 isoform X2 — MDLKASADPDPDPLRVKRKTLEAVLLQCQRALELINAASPSSSASSEVEEEDCVADSEAEAIASTDPLADQLRNMLKSRVECPAFLQKLECAQASVSQNIYEGNSWDLIGENDLWEGQRDDLDQEDYVLVRQEDVVEGIACFMAAYLLSIKQTKDLTPIQLQDALSKTFSVKKKKGKLRKAWDGSKVIYNVASWGATAIGIYQNPVIITAATKAFWTSCHVISKLL; from the exons ATGGATCTCAAAGCTTCGGCGGATCCGGACCCGGACCCGCTTCGCGTGAAGAGGAAGACCCTTGAGGCTGTGCTCTTGCAGTGTCAGAGAGCTCTTGAATTGATCAACGCTGCTTCTCCTTCATCTTCTGCTTCTTCTGAAGTCGAAGAAGAGGATTGTGTGGCTGACAGCGAAGCTGAGGCCATTGCGTCTACCGATCCTCTTGCCGACCAG TTACGTAATATGCTCAAATCAAGAGTTGAATGCCCTGCCTTTCTTCAAAAGTTGGAGTGTGCTCAGGCATCAGTTTCGCAGAATATATATG AAGGTAATTCTTGGGATTTGATTGGTGAAAATGATCTCTGGGAAGGCCAACGTGATGACTTAGACCAAGAAGATTATGTACTTGTTAGACAAGAGGATGTAGTCGAGGGCATCGCATGCTTCATGGCTGCATATTTGCTATCAATTAAGCAGACTAAG GATTTAACACCTATTCAACTCCAGGACG CGCTTAGCAAGACATTTtcagtgaaaaagaaaaagggaaagctACGAAAGGCTTGGGATGGGAGCAAAGTTATTTATAACGTTGCATCGTGGGGTGCTACGGCCATAGG GATATATCAAAACCCTGTTATTATTACGGCCGCAACTAAAGCATTCTGGACTTCTTGCCATGTTATATCGAAGCTTCTCTGA
- the LOC106760372 gene encoding cysteine proteinase RD21A-like has translation MVQLSYRCSGNITVPILIDPMKKEVNDGNMNERNWSFSAIGVVQGINKIVTDELISLSEQELVGCDTGYNMGCNGGLMNYAFEFIINNGGIDSDEDYSVVDGTCDQYRKNVKVVSIDSYEDVNSYDELALKKAVANQPVSVAIEGGRREFQLYSSGVFSGRCGTTLDHGVVAVEYGTENGHDYWIVRNSWGADWGEEGYIRMERNLGNNRSGKCGIVIEPSYPIKSTVQKSYFMTGNSRVMS, from the exons ATGGTACAATTGAGTTATCGATGTAGCGGAAACATAACTGTACCAATTCTCATCGATCCAATGAAGAAGGAAGTCAATGACGGGAATATGAATGAAC GGAACTGGTCATTCTCAGCAATTGGTGTTGTGCAAGGAATTAATAAGATAGTGACTGACGAACTGATTTCATTATCAGAACAAGAATTGGTGGGTTGTGATACAGGATATAACATGGGATGCAATGGAGGACTTATGAACTATGCATTTGAGTTCATCATCAACAATGGAGGCATCGATTCCGATGAGGATTACAGTGTTGTTGATGGTACATGTGACCAGTATAGG AAAAATGTCAAAGTTGTTTCTATTGATTCTTATGAAGATGTTAATTCCTATGATGAGTTAGCATTGAAAAAGGCCGTTGCAAATCAGCCCGTGAGCGTTGCTATTGAAGGAGGAAGAAGGGAATTTCAACTTTATTCATCT GGTGTCTTCTCTGGAAGATGTGGAACAACACTAGATCATGGTGTTGTGGCTGTTGAGTATGGTACAGAAAATGGTCATGATTATTGGATTGTGAGGAATTCATGGGGTGCTGATTGGGGAGAGGAAGGATACATCAGAATGGAAAGAAATCTAGGTAACAACAGATCAGGAAAATGTGGAATTGTGATCGAGCCATCTTATCCCATTAAGAGTActgtacaaaaatcatattttatgac TGGCAATTCCCGTGTCATGTCATGA
- the LOC106762779 gene encoding mitochondrial uncoupling protein 4-like: protein MTVKGFFEGGVASIVAGCSTHPLDLIKVRMQLQETHNLRPAFAFHASTPMPPPPPSGPISVGVRIVQSEGVAALFSGVSATMLRQTLYSTTRMGLYDVLKRHWTDPEQGTMPLSRKITAGLIAGGIGAAVGNPADVAMVRMQADGRAPAAERRNYKGVFDAIRRMSNQEGVGSLWRGSALTVNRAMIVTASQLASYDQFKETILGHGWMEDGLGTHVAASFAAGFVASVASNPIDVIKTRVMNMKVEAYNGAFDCAMKTVRAEGPLALYKGFIPTISRQGPFTVVLFVTLEQVRKLLKEF from the coding sequence ATGACTGTAAAAGGGTTTTTTGAAGGTGGCGTTGCTTCCATCGTTGCAGGTTGCTCCACCCACCCACTCGACCTCATCAAAGTTCGCATGCAGCTTCAAGAAACGCACAACCTCCGCCCCGCGTTTGCGTTTCACGCGTCCACTCCAATGCCGCCTCCGCCTCCTTCCGGTCCTATATCAGTCGGCGTCCGAATCGTCCAGTCGGAGGGCGTCGCCGCGCTCTTTTCCGGCGTTTCCGCCACAATGCTCCGTCAGACGCTGTACTCCACCACCCGTATGGGCCTCTACGACGTGCTCAAGCGCCATTGGACCGACCCCGAGCAGGGCACCATGCCCCTCTCGCGAAAGATAACGGCGGGCCTGATCGCCGGAGGGATCGGCGCAGCCGTGGGGAACCCCGCCGACGTGGCCATGGTGCGAATGCAGGCAGATGGGCGGGCTCCGGCGGCTGAGCGGCGCAACTACAAGGGTGTGTTCGACGCGATACGGCGCATGAGCAACCAGGAGGGGGTTGGCAGCCTGTGGCGTGGCTCAGCGCTCACAGTGAACCGCGCGATGATCGTGACGGCGTCTCAGTTGGCGTCGTACGACCAGTTTAAGGAAACTATCCTCGGACACGGGTGGATGGAGGATGGGCTAGGGACCCACGTAGCTGCGAGTTTTGCGGCGGGTTTTGTGGCTTCTGTTGCGTCGAATCCTATTGATGTTATAAAGACAAGGGTGATGAACATGAAGGTTGAGGCTTACAATGGGGCCTTCGATTGTGCTATGAAGACTGTTAGGGCTGAAGGACCTCTTGCCCTTTATAAGGGTTTCATCCCTACAATCTCAAGGCAGGGTCCTTTTACCGTCGTGCTCTTTGTCACCCTCGAACAAGTCAGGAAGCTGCTCAAGGAGTTTTGA
- the LOC106759720 gene encoding uncharacterized protein LOC106759720 isoform X1 — MDLKASADPDPDPLRVKRKTLEAVLLQCQRALELINAASPSSSASSEVEEEDCVADSEAEAIASTDPLADQLRNMLKSRVECPAFLQKLECAQASVSQNIYEEGNSWDLIGENDLWEGQRDDLDQEDYVLVRQEDVVEGIACFMAAYLLSIKQTKDLTPIQLQDALSKTFSVKKKKGKLRKAWDGSKVIYNVASWGATAIGIYQNPVIITAATKAFWTSCHVISKLL, encoded by the exons ATGGATCTCAAAGCTTCGGCGGATCCGGACCCGGACCCGCTTCGCGTGAAGAGGAAGACCCTTGAGGCTGTGCTCTTGCAGTGTCAGAGAGCTCTTGAATTGATCAACGCTGCTTCTCCTTCATCTTCTGCTTCTTCTGAAGTCGAAGAAGAGGATTGTGTGGCTGACAGCGAAGCTGAGGCCATTGCGTCTACCGATCCTCTTGCCGACCAG TTACGTAATATGCTCAAATCAAGAGTTGAATGCCCTGCCTTTCTTCAAAAGTTGGAGTGTGCTCAGGCATCAGTTTCGCAGAATATATATG AAGAAGGTAATTCTTGGGATTTGATTGGTGAAAATGATCTCTGGGAAGGCCAACGTGATGACTTAGACCAAGAAGATTATGTACTTGTTAGACAAGAGGATGTAGTCGAGGGCATCGCATGCTTCATGGCTGCATATTTGCTATCAATTAAGCAGACTAAG GATTTAACACCTATTCAACTCCAGGACG CGCTTAGCAAGACATTTtcagtgaaaaagaaaaagggaaagctACGAAAGGCTTGGGATGGGAGCAAAGTTATTTATAACGTTGCATCGTGGGGTGCTACGGCCATAGG GATATATCAAAACCCTGTTATTATTACGGCCGCAACTAAAGCATTCTGGACTTCTTGCCATGTTATATCGAAGCTTCTCTGA
- the LOC106761645 gene encoding uncharacterized protein LOC106761645, which yields MNSRRYGFLLLAFFTLASFVFIMRSPLLEKISRANTDEVLSLILHQLTHHALLKQPQQKAVNEAETLVPAAPRKMCGYPSDAKKAALQKLEDVLLEPPRAASMKSRKYSKRTRFLPDLMGDSLVSYPRRVFIDVELSGKEGGSGRKWFTENYPTRNMPFEMYDVKTVAQEVQQNEEIGMSDWLRKNVKEEEFVVMKAEAEVVEDMVKSNSIGLVDELFLECKPNLGRNKGGDTSRRAYWECLALYGQLRDEGVAVHQWWG from the coding sequence ATGAATTCCAGACGTTATGGCTTCCTACTTCTTGCATTCTTCACACTCGCTTCCTTTGTATTCATAATGAGATCACCTTTGCTTGAAAAAATCTCCCGTGCCAACACCGACGAGGTTCTGTCACTTATACTCCACCAATTAACGCATCATGCGCTCTTGAAGCAACCACAGCAGAAAGCGGTTAACGAAGCTGAGACCCTCGTTCCGGCTGCACCGAGAAAGATGTGTGGTTACCCGAGCGACGCGAAGAAAGCGGCGCTGCAGAAACTGGAGGACGTGCTTCTTGAGCCGCCAAGAGCGGCTTCTATGAAGTCGCGGAAGTACTCGAAGCGGACGAGGTTCTTGCCGGATCTGATGGGTGACTCGTTGGTGAGCTACCCTCGGCGCGTTTTCATCGACGTTGAGTTGTCGGGGAAAGAGGGAGGAAGTGGAAGAAAGTGGTTTACGGAAAACTACCCGACGAGGAACATGCCGTTCGAGATGTACGATGTGAAGACGGTGGCGCAGGAAGTGCAGCAGAATGAGGAGATAGGGATGTCGGATTGGCTGAGGAAGAATGTGAAGGAGGAAGAGTTTGTGGTGATGAAAGCTGAGGCTGAAGTTGTGGAGGATATGGTGAAGAGCAATTCCATTGGGTTAGTGGATGAGCTTTTCTTGGAATGCAAACCCAACCTTGGGAGAAACAAAGGAGGAGATACTTCTAGAAGAGCCTATTGGGAGTGTTTGGCCTTGTATGGACAGTTAAGGGATGAAGGTGTCGCAGTGCACCAATGGTGGGGTTAG
- the LOC106762818 gene encoding glucose-6-phosphate isomerase 1, chloroplastic, with product MASSVSGIYTSSPSLKRFPNQTPPLTQPLRKDHVSFHARRADRSLSLARPRAVAREVSDGAAAAAAAAAKGLEKDPRALWRRYVDWLYQHKELGLYLDVSRVGFTDEFVREMEPHFGKAFEAMEELEKGAIANPDEGRMVGHYWLRDPKRAPNSFLKTQIENTLDAVSKFANDVVSGKIKPPSSPEGRFTQILSVGIGGSALGPQFVAEALAPDNPPLKIRFVDNTDPAGIDHQIAQLGPELASTLVIVISKSGGTPETRNGLLEVQKAFREAGLNFPKQGVAITQENSLLDNTARIEGWLARFPMFDWVGGRTSEMSAVGLLPAALQGIDIREMLAGASLMDEANRSTVLRNNPAALLALCWYWATDGVGSKDMVILPYKDSLLLFSRYLQQLVMESLGKEFDLDGNRVNQGISVYGNKGSTDQHAYIQQLREGVHNFFVTFIEVLRDRPPGHDWELEPGVTCGDYLFGMLQGTRSALYANDRESITVSVQEVTPRTVGALIALYERAVGIYASLININAYHQPGVEAGKKAAGEVLALQKRVLAVLNEASCKDPIEPLTLEEVADRCHAPEDIEMIYKIIAHMAANDRALIAEGSCGSPRSIKVFLGECNIGESYA from the exons ATGGCATCATCAGTCTCAGGCATTTACACCTCTTCCCCCTCTCTCAAACGATTCCCAAACCAAACCCCGCCGTTGACCCAACCTCTCCGCAAAGATCACGTCTCCTTCCACGCGCGCCGCGCCGATCGCTCCCTAAGCCTCGCCAGGCCGCGGGCAGTGGCTCGGGAGGTTTCGGACGgagcggcggcggcggcggcggcggcggcgaaGGGGTTGGAGAAAGATCCGCGTGCGCTATGGCGGAGGTACGTGGATTGGCTGTACCAGCATAAAGAACTGGGTCTTTACTTGGACGTGAGTCGGGTCGGGTTCACGGACGAGTTCGTAAGGGAAATGGAGCCCCATTTTGGAAAGGCGTTTGAGGCGATGGAAGAGTTGGAGAAGGGTGCGATCGCGAATCCTGATGAGGGACGCATGGTGGGGCACTATTGGTTGAGGGACCCTAAGCGCGCGCCCAACTCATTCCTGAAGACGCAGATTGAGAATACTCTCGATGCTGTTTCCAAGTTCGCTAACGACGTCGTTAGTGGTAAG ATTAAACCTCCTTCGTCGCCGGAGGGTCGATTTACTCAAATACTGTCTGTCGGAATTGGAGGTTCTGCTCTTGGACCACAGTTTGTTGCAGAGGCACTGGCTCCTGATAATCCTCCACTTAAg ATAAGATTTGTTGACAACACGGATCCTGCTGGAATTGATCATCAGATTGCGCAGCTTGGGCCAGAGCTAGCCTCAACACTTGTGATTGTGATTTCAAAG AGTGGAGGTACCCCAGAGACTAGAAATGGTTTGTTGGAAGTTCAGAAGGCCTTTCGTGAAGCAGGCTTGAATTTTCCGAAACAG GGTGTTGCTATAACACAAGAAAATTCTTTGTTGGATAACACTGCCAGAATTGAAGGCTGGTTAGCTAGATTTCCTATGTTTGATTGGGTGGGAGGCAGAACGTCAGAGATGTCTGCAGTTGGCCTGCTTCCAGCAGCTCTTCAG ggCATTGATATCAGAGAAATGCTTGCTGGTGCATCATTGATGGATGAAGCAAATAGAAGCACTGTG TTAAGGAATAACCCTGCAGCTCTGCTGGCTTTATGTTGGTATTGGGCTACAGACGGTGTAGGATCTAAG GATATGGTTATTCTTCCATACAAGGATAGTCTGTTATTATTCAGTAGATACTTGCAGCAGCTGGTCATGGAATCTCTAGGCAAGGAGTTTGACTTGGATGGTAATAGG GTTAATCAAGGAATTAGTGTTTATGGAAATAAAGGAAGCACGGATCAACACGC CTACATCCAACAATTGAGGGAGGGTGTACACAACTTCTTTGTTACATTCATTGAGGTGCTACGTGATAGACCTCCTGGTCATGACTGGGAACTTGAACCTGGTGTCACTTGTGGTGACTACTTGTTTGGTATGCTACAG GGAACAAGGTCAGCTCTGTATGCTAATGACAGAGAATCCATCACAGTTTCTGTACAAGAAGTGACACCAAGAACAGTCGGTGCTCTTATTGCACTCTATGAACGAGCAGTTGGAATTTATGCATCCCTTATCAACATAAATGCTTATCATCAACCtg GTGTGGAGGCTGGTAAAAAGGCAGCTGGTGAAGTACTGGCACTTCAGAAGCGAGTGTTAGCAGTGCTAAATGAGGCAAG CTGCAAAGATCCCATTGAACCATTGACACTAGAAGAAGTAGCTGACCGTTGCCATGCTCCTGAAGAT ATTGAAATGATTTACAAGATTATTGCGCACATGGCCGCCAATGACAGAGCACTAATTGCTGAAGGCAGCTGTGGATCACCTCGTAGCATCAAGGTTTTTCTTGGGGAATGTAACATTGGTGAATCTTATGCTTGA
- the LOC106759720 gene encoding uncharacterized protein LOC106759720 isoform X3: MDLKASADPDPDPLRVKRKTLEAVLLQCQRALELINAASPSSSASSEVEEEDCVADSEAEAIASTDPLADQLRNMLKSRVECPAFLQKLECAQASVSQNIYEEGNSWDLIGENDLWEGQRDDLDQEDYVLVRQEDVVEGIACFMAAYLLSIKQTKDLTPIQLQDALSKTFSVKKKKGKLRKAWDGSKVIYNVASWGATAIG, encoded by the exons ATGGATCTCAAAGCTTCGGCGGATCCGGACCCGGACCCGCTTCGCGTGAAGAGGAAGACCCTTGAGGCTGTGCTCTTGCAGTGTCAGAGAGCTCTTGAATTGATCAACGCTGCTTCTCCTTCATCTTCTGCTTCTTCTGAAGTCGAAGAAGAGGATTGTGTGGCTGACAGCGAAGCTGAGGCCATTGCGTCTACCGATCCTCTTGCCGACCAG TTACGTAATATGCTCAAATCAAGAGTTGAATGCCCTGCCTTTCTTCAAAAGTTGGAGTGTGCTCAGGCATCAGTTTCGCAGAATATATATG AAGAAGGTAATTCTTGGGATTTGATTGGTGAAAATGATCTCTGGGAAGGCCAACGTGATGACTTAGACCAAGAAGATTATGTACTTGTTAGACAAGAGGATGTAGTCGAGGGCATCGCATGCTTCATGGCTGCATATTTGCTATCAATTAAGCAGACTAAG GATTTAACACCTATTCAACTCCAGGACG CGCTTAGCAAGACATTTtcagtgaaaaagaaaaagggaaagctACGAAAGGCTTGGGATGGGAGCAAAGTTATTTATAACGTTGCATCGTGGGGTGCTACGGCCATAGGGTAG
- the LOC106759720 gene encoding uncharacterized protein LOC106759720 isoform X4 — MDLKASADPDPDPLRVKRKTLEAVLLQCQRALELINAASPSSSASSEVEEEDCVADSEAEAIASTDPLADQLRNMLKSRVECPAFLQKLECAQASVSQNIYEEGNSWDLIGENDLWEGQRDDLDQEDYVLVRQEDVVEGIACFMAAYLLSIKQTKDLTPIQLQDGYIKTLLLLRPQLKHSGLLAMLYRSFSDLPLLLGAKL; from the exons ATGGATCTCAAAGCTTCGGCGGATCCGGACCCGGACCCGCTTCGCGTGAAGAGGAAGACCCTTGAGGCTGTGCTCTTGCAGTGTCAGAGAGCTCTTGAATTGATCAACGCTGCTTCTCCTTCATCTTCTGCTTCTTCTGAAGTCGAAGAAGAGGATTGTGTGGCTGACAGCGAAGCTGAGGCCATTGCGTCTACCGATCCTCTTGCCGACCAG TTACGTAATATGCTCAAATCAAGAGTTGAATGCCCTGCCTTTCTTCAAAAGTTGGAGTGTGCTCAGGCATCAGTTTCGCAGAATATATATG AAGAAGGTAATTCTTGGGATTTGATTGGTGAAAATGATCTCTGGGAAGGCCAACGTGATGACTTAGACCAAGAAGATTATGTACTTGTTAGACAAGAGGATGTAGTCGAGGGCATCGCATGCTTCATGGCTGCATATTTGCTATCAATTAAGCAGACTAAG GATTTAACACCTATTCAACTCCAGGACG GATATATCAAAACCCTGTTATTATTACGGCCGCAACTAAAGCATTCTGGACTTCTTGCCATGTTATATCGAAGCTTCTCTGATTTGCCCTTGCTGCTTGGAGCAAAGTTGTGA
- the LOC106760371 gene encoding rho GTPase-activating protein REN1, giving the protein MGIGWTSWKKRWFILTQTSLVFFRSDPNAIPQKGNEVNLTLGGIDLNNSGSVVIKADKKLLTVQFPDVHDGRAFTLKAETMEDLYEWKTALENALALAPSATNGTEQNVKDREPAKSTVIGRPILLALEDVDGTPSFLEKALTFIEEHGANVEGILRQAADVDEVERRVREYEQGRVEFSPDEDAHVIGDCIKHVLRELPSSPVPASCCKALLESCRTERGSRVAAMREAINDTFPEPNRRLLQRILMMMQSVASRKAVNRMSSSAVAACMAPLLLRPLLAGECEIENDFDVGGDGSIQLLQAAAAANHAQAICITLLEEYNNIFGGGSMSPDIYTDSDEVSGSESEDEATDDEVSYDDDEEYDDEEDDEESVHDSEGEDDLVSESYSGTEDSEADYEEHDHASSSSKSSVLTEKSKATRKLSSKSLEVSPPQQKDIKSSEHLTSPKKTDYGDRSNKRVDKVGNAIDETALQNLNSPGPAIKKSNTMSNGPAPRHRTTLGRTSARKNLSMESIDISIEDEDEIERLEAARSELQTQIAEQVKANAELQSQVDNQKKALDERRLSLEQEVARLHEQLNKEKNSRAALENKTELEELALVEADLASLEWKVGELVARLNAQLERNLGTTSEFSNQPRQMSNQERRFRKYKADAEAAAASTQSDRSISKGTVMAQQQDTHTVGAESDTERKPESTPLPNKHPPSSSKRSSSKGEGGNSTPSALTKLTTRLNLLKVARNQIANELQNLDKGRDSSRSSHNAEKGKGSERHQTLPSPKTYGGSEAHSVPNQEKGKGSESSDKGSSKGKLSQHSSSDKLKKSDSHPAHHTDGWNQQAKHLERGRSDGHQIYNVDKGR; this is encoded by the exons ATGG GAATTGGATGGACATCTTGGAAGAAAAGATGGTTTATTTTAACACAAACTTCACTTGTTTTCTTCAGGAGTGATCCA AATGCAATCCCTCAAAAGGGAAATGAAGTTAATTTGACCCTTGGAGGCATTGACCTCAACAATTCAGGCAG tgTTGTTATCAAAGCAGATAAGAAACTTTTGACTGTGCAATTTcctgatgttcatgatggaagagCATTCACACTTAAG GCTGAAACCATGGAGGATTTATACGAGTGGAAGACTGCACTTGAGAATGCTTTAGCACTGGCACCTAGTGCTACCAATGGAACGGAGCAAAATG TGAAGGATAGAGAACCAGCTAAATCTACTGTTATTGGTCGACCAATTTTACTTGCTTTGGAGGATGTTGATGGAACGCCATCATTCTTGGAGAAAGCCCTAACATTCATAGAAGAGCATG GAGCAAATGTGGAAGGAATCTTGCGACAAGCAGCTGATGTTGATGAGGTTGAACGTCGAGTTCGGGAATATGAACAAg GAAGAGTTGAATTTTCTCCAGATGAGGATGCACATGTTATTGGAGACTGTATTAAG cATGTACTTCGCGAATTACCATCGTCTCCAGTCCCCGCATCTTGTTGCAAAGCACTGTTAGAATCTTGTC GAACTGAGCGTGGTAGTAGGGTTGCTGCTATGCGTGAAGCAATAAACGACACTTTCCCAGAACCAAATCGCCGCTTATTGCAAAG AATACTCATGATGATGCAAAGTGTGGCTTCACGCAAAGCTGTGAATAGAATGAGCTCCTCAGCTGTGGCAGCTTGCATGGCGCCTTTACTTCTTCGACCCCTTTTGGCCGGAGaatgtgaaattgaaaatgattttgatgtaggTGGTGATGGTTCTATTCAACTTTTACAAGCTGCTGCTGCAGCAAACCATGCTCAAGCAATTTGTATAACCTTATTAGAAGAATATAACAACATATTTGGG GGAGGTTCCATGTCCCCTGACATATACACTGACTCAGATGAAGTGAGTGGATCTGAGAGTGAGGACGAGGCAACTGATGATGAGGTGtcttatgatgatgatgaagagtatgatgatgaagaagatgatgaagaatcaGTACATGATAGTGAAGGAGAAGATGATCTTGTCAGTGAATCGTACAGTGGAACTGAAGATTCAGAGGCCGATTATGAG GAGCATGACCATGCTAGTTCAAGTTCGAAATCCTCAGTTTTGACTGAAAAATCTAAAGCCACTCGAAAGTTATCATCAAAGTCACTAGAAGTCTCACCGCCTCAACAAAAAGATATCAAAAGCTCTGAACATCTCACGAGTCCAAAGAAGACTGACTACGGTGATCGGTCCAATAAGCGTGTTGATAAAGTTGGAAATGCTATTGATGAAACTGCATTGCAAAATTTAAATTCTCCTGGCCCTGCTATAAAGAAATCCAACACCATGTCCAATGGCCCAGCACCTCGTCATCGCACCACATTGGGGCGCACCTCA GCAAGGAAGAATCTTTCCATGGAATCCATTGATATTTCTATAGAAGACGA GGATGAAATTGAAAGGCTTGAAGCTGCCAGGTCAGAATTACAAACTCAAATTGCAGAGCAG GTGAAGGCAAATGCAGAGCTGCAATCTCAAGTGGATAATCAAAAGAAAGCCTTGGACGAGCGTCGTCTTTCTCTTGAGCAGGAA GTTGCTAGACTACATGAACAGTTGAACAAGGAAAAGAATTCTCGGGCAGCTCTCGAG AACAAAACAGAGCTTGAGGAATTAGCACTGGTAGAAGCAGATCTTGCCAGTTTAGAGTGGAAGGTTGGGGAACTTGTGGCTAGGCTTAATGCACAACTTGAAAGGAATCTTGGGACTACTTCTGAGTTCTCGAATCAACCACGACAGATGTCAAATCAGGAAAGAAGATT CAGAAAATACAAGGCAGATGCTGAAGCAGCCGCTGCCTCAACACAATCTGATAGATCAATAAGTAAG GGTACGGTAATGGCCCAACAACAGGACACTCATACTGTCGGAGCAGAAAGTGATACTGAACGAAAGCCAGAATCAACACCTTTACCAAACAAACACCCACCAAGTAGCTCCAAGCGATCAAGTTCAAAGGGCGAG GGAGGAAATTCCACTCCTTCTGCACTCACAAAACTGACAACCAGACTGAACCTTTTGAAGGTGGCCCGAAATCAGATTGCAAATGAACTCCAAAACTTGGATAAAGGGCGAGACTCAAGTCGCTCGTCACACAATGCGGAAAAAGGAAAAGGGTCTGAGCGTCATCAAACACTGCCATCACCCAAAACATATGGAGGGTCTGAAGCTCACTCTGTGCCAAACCAAGAAAAAGGTAAGGGGTCAGAATCATCAGACAAAGGATCAAGCAAAGGAAAATTATCTCAACACAGTTCATCAGACAAACTTAAAAAATCAGACAGTCATCCAGCCCACCACACTGATGGATGGAATCAACAAGCAAAACACTTGGAAAGAGGAAGGTCAGATGGCCATCAGATATATAATGTGGACAAAGGCCGGTGA